From Candida dubliniensis CD36 chromosome 7, complete sequence, the proteins below share one genomic window:
- a CDS encoding tRNA ligase, putative (Similar to S. cerevisiae TRL1), with protein MKDSQSDINELCKKLNEATKLKRNGKSIKLTNFVSDTQIKLDSWKFLEWDYGKHSVQLPIQARGLFTLNNDTIAVRGYDKFFNIEEKPFTKETDLKSFTKGPYEVTLKENGCIIFISGLSTGDIVVCSKHSTGDRIDDNDSDKQTTATGTATVTAPTRNHAKQGEFELLQQFGGDQQKVKQLAHYLYENNLTVVAELCDDEFEEHVLPYPKDKSGLYVHGLNYNTIAFKTLPMEQVLQFAKEWGFKYVSYLTYDDVDELFKFLHKCSETGTYNGREIEGFVIRCHRQLKNNNDDDGGCFFFKYKFEQPYLLYRQFREVTRQYIDGTPINSIKIKKNKPITKKYLQFVEKLFDEQPEIAENFENGFDIIKVRQLFLQSLNETNGMNLLSIDNELNDKLKNLALSNGKGCLSATTKYIFVPIATIGCGKTTVFNTLNNLFPEWTHIQNDNISKKAKLKICDLTLMALEDDDQNVVLFDRNNSASRERNQIFTTIHQKRDEHLDDAVDLKYIAINFIPDDLSEEELWDITYNRVVQRGDNHQSIKSQSDEKLVESVMKGFIQRYQPINTSRSPDDQFDHVIHLKLSKDGKSSLENVRIIIDDLVQNFPDLIKEKPTDELINECFQKALDYKPTFIKNMTTNIMKKDPTYYGIAMHYSSILENLEIISHNEHFQNIKPHIQTEFHITLGHIASTKQEKINRVKWKKLVKILGKGDPNKPKSALKFFADVKLLQVVINTDKLACIKVEILKIYDTNDVLQTEIEPINKQLHITIGCIPPVTAVESNKTLEELYDNPDEQQLKPDGTYQCGDDTLQVINFDNQDLKLFSQQLFVAYQ; from the coding sequence ATGAAAGATTCACAATCGGATATAAATGAGCTTTGTAAGAAGTTGAATGAAGcaacaaaactaaaacGGAATGGGAAGTCAATCAAACTCACCAATTTTGTTAGCGACacccaaatcaaattagaTTCTTGGAAATTTTTAGAATGGGATTATGGCAAACATTCAGTTCAACTTCCAATTCAAGCTCGTGGATTATTTACATTAAATAATGACACCATTGCTGTTAGAGGATAcgataaatttttcaatatagAAGAAAAACCATTCACAAAAGAAACTGATTTGAAATCCTTTACTAAAGGACCTTACGAAGTCACTTTAAAAGAGAATGGATgcattatatttataagtGGTTTGAGTACAGgagatattgttgtttgttcCAAGCATTCTACGGGAGACagaattgatgataatgatagtGACAAGCAAACAACGGCGACGGGGACGGCGACAGTGACAGCGCCCACCAGAAATCATGCCAAGCAAGgggaatttgaattattgcAGCAATTTGGTGGCGATCAACAAAAAGTTAAACAATTGGCACATTATTTATATGAAAACAATCTAACAGTTGTTGCTGAGTTAtgtgatgatgaatttgagGAACATGTATTGCCTTACCCTAAAGATAAGTCAGGATTGTACGTCCATGGATTGAACTATAATACCATAGCATTCAAGACTTTGCCAATGGAACAGGTTTTGCAATTTGCCAAAGAATGGGGGTTCAAATATGTTTCATATTTGACatatgatgatgttgacGAATTGTTTAAGTTCTTACACAAGTGTAGTGAGACTGGGACGTATAATGGTCGAGAAATTGAAGGTTTTGTGATAAGATGTCACcgtcaattgaaaaataacaatgacgatgatggaggttgttttttcttcaagTACAAATTTGAACAACCATATTTGTTATATCGTCAATTTAGAGAAGTGACTAGACAATATATAGATGGTACACCCATCAACtcaatcaaaatcaaaaaaaataaacccatcaccaaaaaatatttacaatttgttgaaaaattgtttgatgAACAACCAGAAATTGCCGAAAACTTTGAAAATGGATTTGATATCATTAAAGTACgtcaattatttttacaGTCGTTGAACGAAACTAATGGTATGAATTTGTTGagtattgataatgaattaaatgacAAGTTGAAGAATCTAGCATTATCAAATGGTAAGGGGTGTTTGAGTGCCACtacaaaatatatatttgttcCCATTGCTACTATTGGTTGTGGGAAAACTACTGTCTTCAACACACTAAACAACCTTTTCCCAGAGTGGACTCATATTCAAAATGATAACATATCAAAAAAggcaaaattgaaaatctGTGATTTGACTTTAATGGCATTGGAAGATGATGATCAAAATGTGGTTTTGTTTGATAGAAACAATTCGGCCTCTCGTGAACGTAACCAGATCTTCACCACTATTCATCAAAAGAGAGACGAGCATTTGGATGACGCGGTAGATTTGAAATATATTGctatcaatttcattccTGATGATTTGTCTGAAGAAGAGCTTTGGGATATTACTTATAATAGGGTTGTACAAAGAGGAGATAATCACCAATCGATTAAATCACAACTGGATGAGAAATTGGTGGAAAGTGTAATGAAAGGGTTCATTCAAAGATATCAGCCAATTAATACTTCAAGATCCCCTGACGATCAGTTTGATCATGTCATCCATTTAAAATTATCCAAAGATGGGAAGTCGTCTTTGGAGAATGTTAGAATTATAATTGATGACTTGGTGCAAAACTTCCCCGATttaatcaaagaaaaaccaACTGATGAATTAATCAATGAGTGCTTTCAAAAAGCTCTAGATTATAAACCAACGTTTATTAAAAACATGACTACTAATATTATGAAAAAAGACCCGACATATTATGGTATTGCTATGCATTATTCTTCAATTCTAGAGAATTTGGAAATCATTTCCCACAATGAACATTTTCAGAATATAAAACCACACATTCAAACAGAGTTTCATATAACATTGGGTCATATAGCAAGCACTAAGCAGGAGAAAATTAATCGAGTCAAGTGGAAGAAACTTGTCAAGATTTTAGGCAAAGGTGACCCCAATAAACCCAAGTCTGCCTTGAAGTTTTTCGCTGACGTTAAATTACTTCAAGTAGTAATTAACACTGATAAATTGGCATGTATTAAAGTTGAAATCTTGAAAATTTACGATACTAATGACGTACTACAAACTGAAATTGAAccaattaataaacaacTTCATATCACTATTGGTTGTATTCCCCCAGTTACTGCTGTTGAGTCCAATAAGACATTGGAAGAATTATATGATAATCCAGATGAACAACAACTCAAACCTGATGGAACTTATCAATGTGGTGATGACACTTTACAagtaattaattttgaCAACCAAGATTTGAAGTTATTCAGCCAACAATTGTTTGTTGCCTATCAGTGA
- a CDS encoding retinal short-chain dehydrogenase/reductase 1, putative (Similar to Bos taurus SDR1; Bos taurus DHRS3) produces MFVILSLFIDLIYWLNKQFRYISDLIIGNVFDPRFDIVLITGGATGLGRELVSQIISKAAQVVVLDILDPLEEDLNTAGLKYYKCDVSDPHDVLKIQKLVRKEIGVVTVLINNAGIATGKPVLDLSFEEIEKTIQINLLSSFYTIKAFLPDMMLRGRGYIVTIASVLGYMSPARLSAYGASKSGLIALHESLTYELGSPSLNPQGIKTLLVCPGQLKTGMFQGVATPSTIFAPELDPGFVASSVVNAIESGRRGEIKLPLYGNIIPMFRALPWPVVEVTRKISGIDQSMIDFKSKISKVASSVSSLRNISLSGSKNVSTEATPTFVAAESLPDGNKAALSQT; encoded by the coding sequence ATGTTTGTTATTCTCTCCCTATTTATCGACCTAATTTATTGgttaaataaacaatttagATATATTTCTGATCTAATCATTGGTAATGTTTTTGATCCAAggtttgatattgttttaattaCTGGTGGTGCAACCGGTTTAGGACGAGAACTTGTGCTGCAAATTATTTCGAAAGCTGCACAGGTTGTCGTATTGGACATATTAGACCCtttagaagaagatttgaaCACAGCTGGATTGAAATATTACAAATGTGATGTTAGCGACCCCCACGATGTTttaaaaatacaaaaactagtgagaaaagaaattgggGTAGTAACTGTACTAATAAATAACGCTGGAATTGCAACGGGGAAACCAGTATTGGATTTGTCCTTTGAAgagattgaaaaaacaatacaaatTAACTTACTATCAAGTTTTTACACTATAAAAGCTTTTCTTCCCGATATGATGCTCAGAGGCCGTGGCTATATAGTAACCATAGCTTCGGTGTTGGGGTACATGTCTCCCGCACGACTTAGCGCATACGGTGCATCTAAATCAGGGCTAATTGCATTACATGAATCTTTAACTTATGAGTTGGGCTCACCGTCTTTGAACCCGCAGGGAATCAAAACTCTATTAGTATGTCCTGGCCAGTTGAAGACAGGAATGTTCCAAGGTGTGGCCACACCTTCAACCATCTTTGCACCCGAATTAGATCCTGGGTTCGTCGCATCAAGTGTTGTTAATGCCATTGAACTGGGAAGAAGAggagaaattaaattaccGTTATATGGTAATATAATACCAATGTTTCGAGCTTTGCCGTGGCCAGTTGTTGAAGTCACAAGAAAAATATCTGGTATTGATCAAAGCATGATTGATTTCAAGTCAAAAATATCGAAAGTCGCCAGTAGTGTTTCATCTTTAAGAAATATATCATTGCTGGGGTCAAAAAATGTGTCAACCGAGGCTACTCCGACATTTGTTGCTGCCGAGTCATTGCCAGACGGAAACAAGGCGGCATTGTCTCAGACATAG
- a CDS encoding lipid granule protein, putative (Similar to S. cerevisiae YJU3), protein MEKQPRSGSIQECLLRGNNCVFNTYMVNADSEVNCKGVFIFVHGWSEHILMYLDLAYFIASLGYDFFAFDLRESGKTRGAYTDIDCPIRDLDFIIEKNITKHKSCNLIGHSMGGTIILDYLRKGKYKDIISSAILSGPCIKLHESIQPGPLKRVFLSITLYWFPRIRYWESKSISAYVPVTTDERKQLEMFNDKLCCPNSPLKMISDMYYRGKKLAETVSDISSKTRILILQSENDLIVDPFAVKTFFNDLSSTTKKIVCIENSGHALFLEKESTLKLVYKEIDRFLKTQ, encoded by the coding sequence ATGGAAAAGCAACCTCGATCAGGGTCAATTCAAGAATGTCTACTCCGCGGAAATAACTGTGTTTTCAACACTTATATGGTTAATGCAGACTCCGAAGTTAATTGCAAGGGagtatttatatttgtcCACGGTTGGTCCGAACATATTTTAATGTACCTAGACTTAGCGTATTTTATAGCCTCCCTTGGATATGacttttttgcttttgaCTTGAGAGAAAGTGGCAAAACTAGAGGAGCATATACAGATATTGATTGTCCTATAAGAGATCTTGATTTTATAATAGAGAAGAATATAACCAAACATAAATCTTGCAATCTTATAGGCCATTCGATGGGTGGAACTATCATTCTTGATTATTTGCGAAAAGGCAAATATAAAGATATAATATCTTCAGCGATATTGAGTGGACCGTGTATTAAGCTCCATGAATCCATACAACCTGGTCCACTAAAAAGGGTGTTTCTTAGCATAACCTTGTACTGGTTTCCCCGTATTCGTTATTGGGAATCAAAATCGATTTCTGCATATGTACCGGTGACAACAGATGAAAGGAAACAGTTGGAAATGTTCAATGATAAGCTATGTTGCCCTAATTCTCcattaaaaatgatttcaGACATGTATTACAGAGGTAAAAAACTAGCGGAAACAGTTTCAGATATCTCAAGTAAGACTAGAATACTAATACTTCAATCAGAAAATGACTTAATCGTGGATCCATTTGCTGTAAAGACctttttcaatgatttaTCATCTACGACTAAGAAAATTGTTTGCATAGAAAACTCCGGTCATGCCTTGTTTCTCGAGAAGGAATCGACATTGAAACTCGTGTATAAAGAAATAGATCGTTTTTTAAAAACACAATAA
- a CDS encoding histone deacetylase complex subunit, putative (Similar to S. cerevisiae RCO1), whose protein sequence is MGSKVGNRGSIRLSSNAANTSNGGAEINGGRSGANQNKQSTGDESKSKRKSARIAQLEAELIPKLSASPEIKGGPKASKPGSVSGNGNTVFVEPELAAPTPSYTGLPLEEFPSNKIKKESLWPAKYRRTRSSDSSRESTATPGDEIENNKVEAYYQNNLKTSLSEDLAQESELRQSLVNASSSKPRKTTRLKLTLRTPTQTSRQQQKRSLDGIANAKHRPLKKIKVTSPTKSPRTKLFDAKTSNSSIVKQEKDKHQEAEEEEIKENDDFCFACGMPGIFICCEKCPKSFHFTCCDPPIEEVPEDEWYCRECYTKAYPESIPDWRDIGVFGQLLNQLETRNPKVFKLPLELREKTFVGVTTEDNGDYVDDSVKDDIPPAKLNGSQIPGCNRDVTLEIDDLYKENGEPFLCHKCGGSGQNRRTLIHCDYCPLVYHIDCLDPPLFGPKTIGDKWRCPNHIEDLLPKGLPKLRQFKETQVVENSLHSNFMKMASISNIFIKYDDEKYLNDNEKPITFDNYKQYKNTSLEKKVLENWGEDMEAIHPEYKVPGFFQAVATDRGVSAQSTKIVALPSALSNKSVIYRVPEKSIVMDFVGKIAKDKLLNEISQYDIQQRLEEDPDTLEAVKSLNEIKERQKILNLDALLQVIGEESKTTKNETLNDNEIQELLKIKQLMKAKGQQALLEFLQS, encoded by the coding sequence ATGGGTTCAAAAGTTGGTAATCGGGGTAGTATCAGGCTATCACTGAATGCAGCCAATACGTCCAATGGTGGTGCTGAAATTAATGGTGGTCGGTCTGGTGCtaatcaaaacaaacaatcaaCTGGTGATGAATCCAAAAGCAAGAGAAAATCGGCACGCATAGCACAACTAGAAGCTGAGTTGATACCAAAGCTATCGGCTAGTCCAGAGATTAAAGGGGGACCTAAAGCCAGTAAACCTGGATCTGTTTCTGGCAACGGGAATACAGTATTTGTTGAACCAGAACTAGCAGCACCCACACCAAGCTATACCGGATTACCATTGGAAGAGTTTCCTAgtaacaaaattaaaaaggAATCTTTATGGCCTGCAAAATACAGGCGAACAAGAAGTAGCGACAGCTCAAGAGAAAGCACTGCTACACCAGGAGATGAAATAGAAAACAATAAAGTTGAAGcatattatcaaaataatctAAAAACAAGCTTAAGTGAGGATCTAGCTCAAGAGAGTGAATTGAGGCAATCGCTTGTAAATGCATCTTCTTcaaaaccaagaaaaacaacacGATTGAAACTAACTTTACGAACACCCACACAAACATCgagacaacaacaaaaaagatCATTGGATGGCATTGCCAATGCGAAGCACCGtccattgaaaaaaataaaagtcACGTCACCCACGAAATCACCTAGAACCAAATTATTCGATGCCAAAACCAGTAATAGCAGTATTgtaaaacaagaaaaagacaAACACCAAGAAGcagaagaggaagaaatAAAAGAGAATGACGATTTCTGTTTTGCTTGTGGTATGCCTGGGATATTCATTTGCTGTGAAAAATGCCCTAAATCATTTCACTTTACTTGTTGTGACCCACCGATAGAGGAGGTGCCGGAAGACGAATGGTATTGTCGTGAATGCTATACCAAAGCCTACCCGGAATCGATCCCGGATTGGCGTGATATAGGGGTCTTTGGACAATTATTGAACCAATTGGAAACTAGGAATCCCAAAGTATTTAAACTACCTCTTGAATTGCGTGAAAAGACATTTGTCGGGGTCACTACCGAAGACAATGGTGATTATGTCGATGATAGTGTGAAAGATGACATCCCACCAGCAAAATTGAATGGATCACAAATACCAGGTTGTAATCGTGATGTGACTttagaaattgatgatttgtataaagaaaatggaGAACCTTTTTTGTGTCACAAGTGTGGTGGATCTGGACAAAATCGAAGGACTTTAATTCATTGTGACTATTGCCCCTTGGTATACCATATTGACTGTTTAGACCCACCGTTATTTGGACCTAAAACTATTGGCGATAAATGGAGATGTCCTAACCATATTGAAGATTTGCTTCCAAAAGGACTTCCTAAACTACGTCAATTCAAAGAGACGCAAGTGGTTGAAAACTCCTTGCATAGTAATTTTATGAAAATGGCCAGCATCAgcaatatatttattaagtATGACGATGAAAAATACCTCAACGATAATGAAAAACCAATaacatttgataattaCAAGCAGTACAAGAATACTTCATTGGAGAAAAAAGTATTAGAGAATTGGGGTGAAGACATGGAAGCTATACATCCAGAGTATAAAGTACCGGGGTTCTTCCAAGCAGTAGCAACGGATCGTGGAGTCTCTGCACAAAGCACGAAAATAGTAGCACTACCGTCTGCATTATCAAACAAATCCGTAATCTACAGAGTCCCCGAAAAACTGATAGTGATGGATTTTGTTGGCAAAATTGCAAAGGATAAACTATTGAATGAAATTTCACAATACGACATACAACAACGACTTGAAGAAGATCCTGATACACTAGAGGCCGTTAAAAGCTTAAATGAGATCAAAGAACGACAAaagattttaaatttagaTGCGTTGCTACAAGTTATAGGCGAAGAATCtaaaacaaccaaaaatgAAACTCTCAACGACAACGAAATACAAGAGTTACTCAAgattaaacaattgatgaaagCAAAAGGCCAACAGGCACTATTGGAATTTCTTCAGTCATGA
- a CDS encoding glutaredoxin, putative (In S. cerevisiae: cytoplasmic glutaredoxin, thioltransferase, glutathione-dependent disulfide oxidoreductase involved in maintaining redox state of target proteins, also exhibits glutathione peroxidase activity; stress-induced;~Similar to S. cerevisiae GRX2), with protein sequence MSSLIGWLSSWFQSEPATPELKKEIESNINSHKILVYSKSYCPYCTSTKSLLQSLNQDYKVIELDQIPKGSAIQNGLQELTGQRTVPNIFINGKHIGGNSHIQALHSQGKLKPLFG encoded by the coding sequence ATGAGCCTGCTTATTGGATGGTTATCGTCGTGGTTCCAAAGTGAACCAGCCACCCCAgaattgaagaaagaaatagaatCTAACATTAATTCACACAAGATACTTGTTTATTCCAAATCCTATTGTCCTTATTGCACTTCAACAAAATCTCTATTACAAAGTTTAAACCAAGATTACAAAGTCATTGAATTAGATCAAATTCCGAAAGGTTCAGCAATTCAAAATGGATTACAAGAGTTAACTGGTCAACGTACCGTTCctaatatttttattaatggGAAACACATTGGTGGCAATTCCCATATTCAAGCTTTACATTCCCAAGGCAAATTAAAACCACTTTTTGGATAG
- a CDS encoding large-subunit ribosomal protein, mitochondrial precursor, putative (Similar to S. cerevisiae MRP49), with protein MSTRMFITSKNKYNKKIENAIKKINRLTGNPENSFKFDAERFKEIELFVYGQRPITYKPAWGIKLFWKDNLPTLRYHNPDIQFTVTNITVENESELSKLPLKLKVHGTDQSSNFEINCSDKPPSKILSELVEITKARKLTEEELPKLPLRPVK; from the coding sequence ATGCTGACTAGAATGTTTATAACCTCAAAGAATAAGTACAATAAGAAAATTGAGAATGCtatcaagaaaataaatagaCTTACGGGAAATCCAGAGAACTCATTCAAATTTGATGCTGAAAGGTTTAaggaaattgaattattcgTCTATGGCCAACGACCAATTACTTACAAGCCAGCATGGGGAATTAAACTATTCTGGAAAGATAATTTACCTACTTTGAGATACCATAATCCTGATATTCAGTTCACTGTGACCAATATTACTGTTGAAAATGAGTCCGAGTTATCAAAGTTACCACTTAAATTAAAAGTTCATGGAACAGATCAAAGTAGTaactttgaaatcaattgctCCGATAAACCTCCCTCAAAAATACTCAGTGAGTTGGTGGAAATTACAAAGGCTAGAAAGTTGACTGAGGAGGAACTTCCCAAACTTCCTCTTAGACCAGTCAAATAA
- a CDS encoding nitrogen-regulated amino acid permease pathway effector, putative (In S. cerevisiae: required for the transport of nitrogen-regulated amino acid permease Gap1p from the Golgi to the cell surface;~Similar to S. cerevisiae LST7), which yields MTNYMVCLAHFCELHGPSVIACTQIIDEQSVKENLLSSYSRSTSCLSCQFILPDSTANLVTKLAEDNAKKPTNPLQSTSPPTPTSTSTSTSTDAIIGKVSISTHYPSSQKRYSALTKLVMKSLSVETMSDLSKPMFYGDAINGYCINQIFKVEDLNARGGERKYSLMVISDNESELLMHWEIIGIYFNVVIELIQKKVDKANQVKQSESNNNSNCFGDGDLSSNKMFDNERYLRRSLIKPKSLTELTNDNEIFVRIHLCVTEMLKDILG from the coding sequence ATGACAAACTATATGGTTTGTTTGGCACATTTTTGTGAATTGCATGGACCTAGTGTTATAGCTTGTACACAAATCATAGACGAACAATCGGTGAAGGAGAATCTACTTCTGTCATATTCCCGACTGACAAGTTGTTTGTCATGTCAATTTATTCTACCTGACTCCACTGCCAATTTAGTTACAAAACTAGCTGAGGACAATGcaaaaaaaccaacaaacCCCCTACAATCAACTTCACCACCAACACctacatcaacatcaacatcaacttCTACTGATGCAATAATCGGAAAAGTCAGCATATCGACTCACTATCCGTCATCTCAAAAACGGTACTCGGCATTAACAAAGTTGGTTATGAAATCACTATCGGTCGAAACAATGTCGGACTTGTCGAAGCCAATGTTTTATGGAGATGCAATTAATGGTTATTGcattaatcaaatattcaaaGTCGAAGATTTGAATGCAAGGGGAGGCGAGAGGAAATATTCGCTAATGGTAATCAGCGACAATGAATCAGAACTTTTGATGCATTGGGAAATTATTGGTATTTATTTCAATGTggttattgaattgattcaGAAAAAAGTTGACAAGGCAAATCAAGTCAAGCAAAGCGAAAGTAATAACAATAGCAATTGTTTTGGTGATGGCGATTTGAGTTCCAACAAGATGTTTGATAACGAGAGATATTTACGAAGATCATTGATCAAACCAAAATCATTAACTGAATTaactaatgataatgagATATTTGTGAGAATACATTTGTGTGTTACAGAAATGTTAAAAGATATACTTGGGTAA
- a CDS encoding methionine aminopeptidase, putative (Similar to S. cerevisiae MAP2;~spliced gene) has translation MSSTDKKTPAPDYSIKNSDVVSKYKTAGEISNKVIAQVKALAVDGATTYDLCIKGDELMNEELSKIYNSKKTKNTPKGIAFPTCVNPNHIPAHLAPVNAEDEANITLHNGDVVNIMLGVQIDGFPSIVAETLVIGATKESPVTDKRADLLNAAWTASETALRTFKPSNRNWDVTNVVSKVAKEFETVPLENMLTHNQERLVLYGPKEIILNPSKQNKNSMETHRFEENEVYGLDILISTSADGKTKPSTFRTSMYKLTGETYALKMKMSHKILTEFKAKCNNQPFPYNIRNLEDPKKSRGGLAEPVNHKILLPYDIVVEKEGEYVAQFFTTFGITKHGIVKYTSPEFDADLYKSNKSIKDEEILKTLEEPLNTKPIKKKAGAAAATEQK, from the exons atgtCTTCCACTGATAAAA AAACTCCAGCTCCAGATTATTCTATTAAGAACTCCGATGTTGTATCTAAGTATAAAACAGCTGGGGAAATCTCAAACAAAGTAATTGCCCAAGTCAAGGCATTGGCCGTGGATGGAGCAACCACCTACGATCTTTGTATCAAAGGTGACGAATTGATGAATGAGGAGTTATCCAAGATTTacaattccaaaaaaactaaaaacacCCCGAAGGGGATTGCTTTTCCAACTTGTGTAAACCCAAACCATATTCCGGCTCATTTGGCTCCAGTTAATGCTGAAGATGAGGCAAATATTACTTTACACAATGGCGATGTTGTAAATATCATGTTGGGAGTTCAAATTGACGGATTTCCATCAATTGTTGCTGAAACTTTAGTGATTGGTGCCACCAAGGAATCTCCAGTCACCGATAAAAGGGCCGATTTGTTGAATGCTGCCTGGACAGCATCTGAGACCGCCTTGAGGACTTTTAAACCTAGTAACAGAAACTGGGACGTCACAAATGTTGTTTCCAAAGTCGCTAAGGAATTTGAAACCGTCCCATTGGAAAACATGTTGACCCATAATCAAGAAAGATTGGTTTTATATGGACCAAAAGAGATTATTCTCAATCCTTCTAAGCAAAACAAGAATTCAATGGAAACTCACAGATTCGAAGAAAACGAAGTTTACGGATTggatattttgatttcaactTCCGCTGATGGTAAAACAAAACCTTCCACTTTTAGAACTTCCATGTACAAATTGACTGGTGAAACTTATGctttgaagatgaagatgtcTCATAAAATCTTGACTGAATTCAAAGCTAAATGTAACAACCAACCTTTCCCATACAATATCCGTAATTTGGAGGATCCAAAGAAGTCCAGAGGTGGTTTAGCTGAACCAGTTAATCATAAGATTTTATTGCCTTAcgatattgttgttgaaaaggAAGGAGAATATGTTGCTCAATTTTTCACCACTTTTGGAATAACCAAACACGGAATTGTCAAATACACGAGCCCTGAATTTGATGCCGATCTTTACAAATCAAACAAGCTGATTAAAGATGAagagattttgaaaacctTAGAAGAACCTTTGAATACCAAACCAATTAAAAAGAAGGCTGGTGCTGCTGCTGCCACTGAACAAAAATAA
- a CDS encoding glutaredoxin, putative (In S. cerevisiae: hydroperoxide and superoxide-radical responsive heat-stable glutathione-dependent disulfide oxidoreductase with active site cysteine pair; protects cells from oxidative damage;~Similar to S. cerevisiae GRX1), with translation MSSILAWGFNLWYQPPPPTAQTEKEIEHTINSHKIVIYSKTYCPFCDETKRLLNEQYPQESYEVINLNILDDGLTIQNQLYATTGQYMVPIIFINGQHVGGNSEVQKLHTDGKLQELLNP, from the coding sequence ATGCTGCTGATTCTTGCTTGGGGGTTCAATTTGTGGTatcaaccaccaccacctacTGCACAAactgaaaaagaaattgaacaTACTATTAATTCTCACAAAATTGTCATTTATTCTAAAACTTATTGTCCATTTTGTGACGAAACCAAACGTTTATTGAATGAACAGTATCCTCAAGAATCGTACGAAGTcattaatttgaatattctCGATGACGGATTGActattcaaaatcaattgtatGCCACTACTGGCCAATATATGGTGCCCATAATTTTTATAAACGGACAACATGTTGGTGGAAATTCAGAAGTTCAGAAATTGCACACCGATGGGAAATTGCAAGAGTTATTAAATCCTTAA